The window GGAAGTTCGGCGTGGCCACCTTCCGCCAGGGCTTCGGCAGCGCCGGGTTCACGGTGTCCTACGCGAAGGCCTCGGTGCCCGGCACCGCCGTGCCGAGCGACTGGTCGGCGTACGTGAAGGAGATGCTGACGAGCAACGGTGGCAAGGCCCCCGACGCCGTCGTCTCCGTCATGCAGACCCCCAACAACATCGGGCTGTTCACCGCGCTCAAGCGCGCCGGCTACCGGGGCGTGCTCACCGACCCGACCGACTACGACCCGGGGCTGCTCGCCAAGGACGCCACCCGGCAGGCCCTCGACGGGGTGTACGTGCTCCTGCAGTTCGAGCCGTTCGAGTCGCAGAACCCGGCGATGGCCCGGTTCAAGGCCGACATCAAGGCGGCGGCCGGCGGGCAGGACGTACCGCTGAACATGCACATGATGACCGGGTACATGTCCGCGGACCTGTTCCTCTCCATCGCGGGCAAGGCCGGCAGGAACCTGACCGCGGAGACCTTCCAGAGCGCCGCGCGAACCTTCTCCGACACCGGCACGCTGGTCGGCGACCGGGCGGAGCCCAAGGGGCAGAAGGACAGCTTCGGCTGCGGGGCGCTCGTCCGGCTGAAGGACCGCGCGTACGAGGTGGCCGTCCCGTTCGCGTGCCACGAGCCCATCCCCTTCAAGTAGGCCCGCGGCATGGGTGATCTGCTCGTCTTCGTGCTGAGCGGCCTGGTCTCCGGCGCCCTGTACGCGCTGCTGGCCACCGGGCTGGTGCTGTCCTACTCGGCGTCCGGGCTCTTCAACTTCGCGCACGGGGCCACCGCCTACCTGTGCGCCCTCACCTTCTACGAGTTGCACTCCGGGCTGGGCTGGCCGGCCGTCCCCGCGGCGCTCCTGGTGGTGCTCGGCGTGGCTCCCGGCATCGGGTGGGGGCTGGACCGGCTGATGTTCCGGCGGCTCGCCCGGGTCGGGGAGGCCGCACAGATCGTGGCGACCATCGGACTGCTGGTGGCGCTGCCCGCGGCCGGACTGTGGGCGGTGCAACTGCTCGGCGACGCCGGGGCGCCGGTGAAGCCCGCCGATAACCAGTTCGGGCTCCCCGGGGTGGGACCGAGCCCCGCGCGGTCCTGGCAACTCGCCGAGGGCGTCGGCATCGACTCCGATCAGCTGATCACCTGGGTGGTGACGGCCGTGGTGGCGGTGGCCCTGTGGGTGCTGATGCGACACACCCGGCTGGGGCTGACGCTGCGGGCCGCCGTCGACAACCGTTCGCTGACCGAACTGCGCGGGATCAGCGCCGACCGACTGTCCTCGGTCGCCTGGATGATCGCCTCCGGGCTGGCGGGGCTCGCCGGGGTGCTGGCGACCCCGCTCCTGGGCCTGTCCGCGCACGACTTCACCCTGTTCCTGTTCGTGTCGGCGACGGCCGCCGTGATCGGACGGTTCGCGTCGGTCCCCCTGGCGTTCGCGGGCGGGCTGGGGCTGGGGGTGTTGCAGAACCTGGTCGCGGGCTACGCCTCCTTCGCCGAGGGGATCACCGGGTTCCGGACGGCCGTGCCGTTCCTGATCCTGTTCGGCGGGCTGCTGGTGCTGACCCGGCGGGCGCGGACCGCAGGAACGATCGCTGCGGACGCCCCGCCGGTGGACCATCTGGCCGGGGCCTCCTGGCTGCGGCGGTGGGGGGTGTGGGCCGCGGGCGCGGGCCTGCTGTGCGTGGCCTTCTACACCGTGACGACCCCGTTCTGGAGCGGGCTCCTCGCCCAGGGGTTGGCCATCGCCCTGGTGTTCATGTCCTTCACGGTGGTCACCGGGCTCGGCGCGATGGTGTCGTTGGCGCAGGCCACGTTCGTGACGGGGGCGGCCCTGGTGGCCGGGCTGTTGATGAGCCGGGGGTGGCCGTTCGTGGCGGCGTTGGCGGTGGGCACGTGCGCGGCCGCCGTCCTGGGCGCCCTGGTCGCGCTGCCGGCGCTGCGGCTGGGGGGACGGTCCCTGGCCCTGGCGACGCTGGCGTTGGCGTTCCTCGCCGACCAGGTGCTGTTCCAGTTGCGGTGGTTGCGCAACGGGGACTCCGGCTGGTCGATCCCGCGGCCGGTCGTCGGCCCGGTGGACCTGTCCGACGACCGGGCGATGGGGGTGACCCTCGTGGTGCTCGTCGCCGTCGTGGCCGCCGCACTGGGCGCGCTGCGCGACTCCCCCTCGGGTCGGGCGATGCTGGCCGTGCGGTCGGCCCCGGCGGCGGCGATGGCCTCCGGGGTGTCCGTGCTGCGGACCAAACTGCTGCTGTTCACGCTGTCGGCCGGGCTCGCGGGGTTCGGGGGTGTCATGTACGCCTCGTACAACACCCGGATCACGGCCACGGACTTCACGGCGATGACCGGGTTGGTGTGGCTGGCCGTGGTGGTGGCGGCGGGGGTGCGGCGACCGCAGTACGCGGTGGTGGCGGGGCTGGTGTTCGCGGTCGCCCCGCAGGTGATGGCGCACTACGTGACGGCCTCGCCGCACCTGCCGGTGATCCTGTTCGGATTGGCGGGTCTGGCGCTGGCCAACGACCCGGACGGCTACTGCGCCGCACTGCCCGTACGGCTGGCCAGACGGCGCGCCGCCGGCCCGACCGGTACGGGAGGCACCGCCGAAGCCGGGACGGGTGCCGGGGTGGTGCCCGTGCCCCGGGCCGCTTCGGGGACTCAGCCCCCGGACCGCGCCTCGAACGCCGACGGGACCGAACGGGCGGGGCACGCCGTCGCGCTGGAGCTGCGGGCGGTGCGGGCCGGGTACGACGGCGGGGAGGTGTTGCACGGCGTGGACCTCGTGGTGCGGCGGGGCGAGATCCTCGCCCTGCTCGGGCCCAACGGGGCCGGGAAGAGCACCGCGTGCCGGGTCGCCGCGGGCCTGCTGCGCGCCGGTGACGGCCGTGTCCTCGTGGCCGGGCGGGACGTGACGCGGGAGGGGGCCGTGCGCCGTTCGCGGGGCGGGGTGCTGCTCGCTCCCGAGGGTCGGGGGATCTTCCCCTCGCTCGACGTCGAGGAGAACCTGGCGCTCCACCTGCGGGACCCGGCCGAGCGGGACGCCGTGTTCGGGCGGTTCCCCCGGCTGCGGGAGCGGCGCCGGGTGCCCGCCGGCGCGTTGTCGGGCGGGGAGCAGCAGTTGCTGGCGCTGGCTCCGCTGTTGCAGCGCCCACCGCGGGTGTTGATCGCCGACGAGCCCTCGCTGGGACTCGCGCCGCGCGTGGTGGACGAGGTGTACGAGCTGCTCGTCGAGCTCCGGGCCGCCGGGACCGCGCTGCTGTTGGTGGAGGAGAAGGCAGCCGAGATCCTCGGGATCGCGGACACGGTCGCCTACCTGTCCCAGGGGCGGGTGTCCTGGTGCGGCCCGCGCGCCGAGGTGGAGACCGACCGGCTGACCGAGGCCTATCTGGGGATGGTCCGATGACGGCGCCGTACGTGTTGGAGGCGGTCGGGATCGGTGTGCGCTTCGGCGGGGTCAAAGCGCTGACCGGGGTGGACCTCGGGGTACGGGCCGGGGAGGTGTGCGGTCTGATCGGCCCGAACGGAGCCGGCAAGACGACGCTGTTCGACGTGCTGTCCGGGATCCGCCGCCCCGATCGGGGGCGGATGCTGCTCGACGGGGTGGACGTGACCCGCCGCTCCCCGGTCTGGCGGGCCCGGCACGGGGTGCGCCGGACCTTCCAGCGGCAGCAGCTGTTCGGGCAGCTCAGCGTGGCCGACAACGTGCTCGTCGCCCAGGAGTGGCGCGGTGGCGGGGGCGGGCCGGTCGCGGACCTGGTCGCCGCGCCGGCCCGCCGGCGCCGGGAGCGGGAGCGCCGCGAGCGGGCCGCGCGGGTGCTGGAGGACTGCGGGATCGGCGAGCTGGGGGACGTGTACGCGGGCGGGCTGCCCGCGGGTCGGGCCCGGATGGTGGAGCTGGCCCGCGCGGCGGCCGACCGGCCGAGGGTGCTGCTGTTGGACGAGCCCGCGTCGGGGCTGTCGGCGCCCGAACGGGAGCGGCTCGCGGCGGTCGTCCGGCGGCTCGCCGAGGAGGAGGGGTGCGCGGTGCTGCTGGTCGAGCACAACGTGGCCTTCGTGATGGAGCTCTGCGCGCGGGTCGTCGTACTGGACCTCGGGGCCGTGCTCGCCCAGGGGACGGCGGCCGAGGTGCGGGCGGACCCGCGGGTGCGGGAGGCCTATCTGGGCGCCTCCTGAATAACCACCCTTTTGGCGGGAATGTGGGCCGCGAGTGGCCGGTTATGGCCCCTCGCAGGCCACGGCGCGCACCGCCGTGTCCGCATCATCACCCGTACCCGACGACGAGGACGACCCGACGTGAACCAGGTCCCCGGCATCAAGCTCAACAACGGCACCCTCATGCCCCAGCTCGGCTACGGCGTCTGGCAGGTCCCGGACGACGAGGCGGAACAGGCCGTCACCACCGCCCTGGAGGCGGGCTACCGCAGCATCGACACGGCGGCGATCTACGGCAACGAGGAGGGCACCGGCCGGGCCATCGCGGGCGCCGGGGTGCCGCGCGAGGAGCTCTTCGTCACCACCAAGCTGTGGAACGGCCCGGACCGCGTCTGGGGCCGGGACGAGGTGCTGCGCGCCTTCGACGAATCGCTCTCCCGGCTGGGCCTCGACCACGTCGACCTGTACCTGATCCACTGGCCGCGCCCGATGCGGGACGACGTCCTCACCACCTGGAAGACCTTCGAGGAGATCGCCGCGAGCGGCCGCGCCAAGGCGGTCGGCGTGTCGAACTTCCGCCCCGAGGACCTGGAGCGGATCCGGACCGTGAGCGATCTGGTCCCGGCCGTCAACCAGATCGAGCTGCACCCGCTCTTCCCGCAGACCGCGCTGCGCGCCCTGCACGCCGACCTCGGGATCGCCACCGAGGCCTGGTCCCCGCTCGGCCAGGGCAAGGAGCTGCTCACGCTTCCCGCCGTCGCCGCGATCGCCGCCAAGCACGGCCGCACCGCCGCGCAGGTGGTGCTGCGCTGGCACCTCCAGCTCGGCAACGTGGTGATCCCCAAGTCCGTGACCCCCGCGCGCATCCGCGAGAATCTGGATGTCTTCGGCTTCGAACTGGACGCCGACGACATCGCCGCGCTGGACGCCCTGGGCGCCGGCACGGCGGGCCGGCGGCTCGGGCCCGACCCGGCCGTCTTCGACATGTGAGCGATCCGAGGGTGTGCGGGTGAACGTTCCTGACGGGGTCTACCGACTCCGCAACGTGGGCAGCGGTCTGCTGCTCCAGGTGGAGAGCGGGAACCGGGTGCGGGTGGGGCCGGACGGCCCGCCCGCGCCCGCGTCCGCACGGCAGTGGGAGATCTCGCCGGTGTACGGCGGCGGTGGGATCTTCCATCTGGTGAGCGTGCACAACGGCAAGCGGCTGGACGTCGCGAACGCGTCCGTGGACAGCGGGACCCGGGTCCAGGTGTGGAAGGCCAACGCGTTCGGCGCCCAGGAGTGGATCGTCGAGGAGCACCTGGACGATCCCGGCGTGGTCTCCCTGATCGCCGTCATCAGCGGGCTGCCGCTGGAGGCCGACGAGGAGGGACAGGCCCGCCAGTGCGAGGACACCGACTCGCCGTCCCAGTGGTGGCGCCTGGAACCCGCCTGACCCGCCCCGCCCGCCCGCGCCCCTCCGTCCCCGCTCCGCCGCCGATCCGCCGTCAGTCGCGCACGAAGGCCACCAGGCGGTACGACGGGTCCGCGCGCGGGGGCCGGGACGAGGTC of the Streptomyces sp. NBC_01426 genome contains:
- a CDS encoding ABC transporter substrate-binding protein, yielding MPRPIHALAAAAAAFALLIACNSASTNGTSPGRPGDAPGTTRGVTADSIKVGGIVSMTSASGYSKKDTDLGAKARYLRANAEGGVNGRTIDYIGAEDDGQDPGKNTAAARKLVQQDKVFAVSPMSSVTFSGADFLQREKVPTFGWGTLPSFCGPEYIYGFNGCLVPTPGGTINQTWPEGIARILGGAAGKSVAIVANDSDAGKFGVATFRQGFGSAGFTVSYAKASVPGTAVPSDWSAYVKEMLTSNGGKAPDAVVSVMQTPNNIGLFTALKRAGYRGVLTDPTDYDPGLLAKDATRQALDGVYVLLQFEPFESQNPAMARFKADIKAAAGGQDVPLNMHMMTGYMSADLFLSIAGKAGRNLTAETFQSAARTFSDTGTLVGDRAEPKGQKDSFGCGALVRLKDRAYEVAVPFACHEPIPFK
- a CDS encoding ABC transporter permease subunit, translating into MGDLLVFVLSGLVSGALYALLATGLVLSYSASGLFNFAHGATAYLCALTFYELHSGLGWPAVPAALLVVLGVAPGIGWGLDRLMFRRLARVGEAAQIVATIGLLVALPAAGLWAVQLLGDAGAPVKPADNQFGLPGVGPSPARSWQLAEGVGIDSDQLITWVVTAVVAVALWVLMRHTRLGLTLRAAVDNRSLTELRGISADRLSSVAWMIASGLAGLAGVLATPLLGLSAHDFTLFLFVSATAAVIGRFASVPLAFAGGLGLGVLQNLVAGYASFAEGITGFRTAVPFLILFGGLLVLTRRARTAGTIAADAPPVDHLAGASWLRRWGVWAAGAGLLCVAFYTVTTPFWSGLLAQGLAIALVFMSFTVVTGLGAMVSLAQATFVTGAALVAGLLMSRGWPFVAALAVGTCAAAVLGALVALPALRLGGRSLALATLALAFLADQVLFQLRWLRNGDSGWSIPRPVVGPVDLSDDRAMGVTLVVLVAVVAAALGALRDSPSGRAMLAVRSAPAAAMASGVSVLRTKLLLFTLSAGLAGFGGVMYASYNTRITATDFTAMTGLVWLAVVVAAGVRRPQYAVVAGLVFAVAPQVMAHYVTASPHLPVILFGLAGLALANDPDGYCAALPVRLARRRAAGPTGTGGTAEAGTGAGVVPVPRAASGTQPPDRASNADGTERAGHAVALELRAVRAGYDGGEVLHGVDLVVRRGEILALLGPNGAGKSTACRVAAGLLRAGDGRVLVAGRDVTREGAVRRSRGGVLLAPEGRGIFPSLDVEENLALHLRDPAERDAVFGRFPRLRERRRVPAGALSGGEQQLLALAPLLQRPPRVLIADEPSLGLAPRVVDEVYELLVELRAAGTALLLVEEKAAEILGIADTVAYLSQGRVSWCGPRAEVETDRLTEAYLGMVR
- a CDS encoding ABC transporter ATP-binding protein — translated: MTAPYVLEAVGIGVRFGGVKALTGVDLGVRAGEVCGLIGPNGAGKTTLFDVLSGIRRPDRGRMLLDGVDVTRRSPVWRARHGVRRTFQRQQLFGQLSVADNVLVAQEWRGGGGGPVADLVAAPARRRRERERRERAARVLEDCGIGELGDVYAGGLPAGRARMVELARAAADRPRVLLLDEPASGLSAPERERLAAVVRRLAEEEGCAVLLVEHNVAFVMELCARVVVLDLGAVLAQGTAAEVRADPRVREAYLGAS
- a CDS encoding aldo/keto reductase, which encodes MNQVPGIKLNNGTLMPQLGYGVWQVPDDEAEQAVTTALEAGYRSIDTAAIYGNEEGTGRAIAGAGVPREELFVTTKLWNGPDRVWGRDEVLRAFDESLSRLGLDHVDLYLIHWPRPMRDDVLTTWKTFEEIAASGRAKAVGVSNFRPEDLERIRTVSDLVPAVNQIELHPLFPQTALRALHADLGIATEAWSPLGQGKELLTLPAVAAIAAKHGRTAAQVVLRWHLQLGNVVIPKSVTPARIRENLDVFGFELDADDIAALDALGAGTAGRRLGPDPAVFDM
- a CDS encoding RICIN domain-containing protein, producing the protein MNVPDGVYRLRNVGSGLLLQVESGNRVRVGPDGPPAPASARQWEISPVYGGGGIFHLVSVHNGKRLDVANASVDSGTRVQVWKANAFGAQEWIVEEHLDDPGVVSLIAVISGLPLEADEEGQARQCEDTDSPSQWWRLEPA